One Paenibacillus crassostreae DNA segment encodes these proteins:
- a CDS encoding GNAT family N-acetyltransferase — protein sequence MIEYRRIEEIDTETIRSLMEHYSLQFPRFIINYYPERWSKYLKEQNDSEYWVATIDDEVVGHAGYLYNVELKLYEIVGVVVSSQHQRKGIGKQLLHILCDRVRDRGMNKVAL from the coding sequence TTGATAGAATACCGAAGAATTGAAGAGATAGATACTGAAACGATTCGAAGTTTAATGGAACATTACTCATTACAGTTCCCAAGATTTATTATCAATTATTACCCTGAACGATGGAGCAAGTACTTGAAGGAACAGAACGATTCAGAATACTGGGTAGCCACAATTGACGATGAAGTTGTTGGGCATGCAGGATATTTATACAATGTTGAGTTAAAATTATACGAAATTGTGGGTGTTGTCGTATCTAGCCAACACCAAAGGAAAGGGATTGGAAAACAACTTCTACATATTTTGTGTGATAGAGTTAGAGATCGTGGTATGAACAAGGTAGCTTTGTAA
- a CDS encoding putative holin-like toxin produces the protein MEVKDAITIMFLFGMFILALLTYINNNNKRK, from the coding sequence ATGGAAGTAAAAGATGCAATAACGATTATGTTCCTATTTGGGATGTTTATCCTTGCTCTTTTAACATACATTAATAATAACAACAAGAGAAAGTAA
- a CDS encoding DUF4260 family protein, which translates to MGYLINNKVGAILYNLIHTYTLAILVIICGLLLSSQLVLALGLILSSHIGMDRMVGYGLKYPTNFKDTHLKRV; encoded by the coding sequence ATGGGATATCTAATTAATAATAAGGTGGGGGCTATACTCTATAATTTAATACACACATACACCTTAGCAATATTAGTTATCATCTGCGGATTGTTATTATCAAGCCAACTTGTTTTAGCGTTAGGTTTAATATTGTCTTCTCATATTGGAATGGATAGGATGGTAGGTTATGGATTGAAATATCCTACAAATTTTAAAGATACGCATTTAAAGCGTGTTTGA
- a CDS encoding VOC family protein, whose translation MKVQDLGTVFIRVSNLDRALPFYSDVLGLQLRNIEQWDDGRGANYIFPNQSTLLTLIEVGESCEPLKHPIFNLYCNSILEAYEELNNKGIVLGPINKWASDWNDHIDFDIYDPDGNAINLIEWTHRK comes from the coding sequence ATGAAAGTACAAGATCTAGGAACAGTTTTTATTCGAGTTAGTAATTTGGATAGAGCGCTACCGTTTTATTCTGATGTGCTTGGTTTACAATTGCGTAATATTGAACAATGGGATGATGGTAGAGGAGCTAATTATATTTTTCCAAACCAATCAACACTACTAACTTTAATTGAAGTTGGAGAATCATGTGAACCTTTAAAACATCCAATCTTTAATTTGTATTGTAACAGCATTTTAGAAGCATATGAAGAACTTAATAATAAAGGAATTGTCTTAGGACCAATTAATAAGTGGGCTTCAGATTGGAATGACCATATTGATTTTGATATTTATGATCCAGATGGAAATGCAATTAATTTAATAGAATGGACTCATAGAAAGTAA
- a CDS encoding ArsR/SmtB family transcription factor produces the protein MTIEQYSLKDDRDNNTCGSIGESMGMDKSNVSYHLKILYEADLISVTRMGQNKFSQLREDTIVEFLPGFLDRL, from the coding sequence ATGACTATCGAACAATATTCTTTAAAAGATGATCGGGATAACAACACATGTGGGTCCATCGGCGAATCCATGGGGATGGATAAATCTAATGTGTCGTATCATCTCAAGATTTTGTATGAAGCTGATTTAATAAGTGTCACACGAATGGGTCAGAATAAGTTCAGTCAGCTTCGAGAAGATACGATTGTCGAATTTTTACCGGGTTTCTTGGACAGGTTATAA
- a CDS encoding TetR/AcrR family transcriptional regulator codes for MPRSKEQFEEMRNATREKIHSAAMQLFVHQGFGSTNVQDIADTAGISIGLLYRHYKTKDQLFNELVDYAVEGLNRNITFFETDQSPKKLMAQFCRRSLHGHDQWGGTNPSTDPY; via the coding sequence TTGCCGCGTAGCAAGGAACAGTTTGAAGAAATGCGCAATGCCACTAGGGAAAAAATTCATTCAGCTGCGATGCAGTTATTTGTTCATCAAGGTTTCGGCTCGACGAATGTTCAAGATATCGCGGATACAGCTGGCATTAGTATTGGACTTCTGTATCGTCATTACAAAACGAAGGATCAGTTATTTAACGAATTGGTTGACTACGCGGTTGAAGGATTGAATCGTAATATTACTTTCTTTGAAACCGATCAATCCCCTAAAAAGTTAATGGCACAGTTTTGTCGACGAAGTCTACACGGACATGATCAATGGGGAGGAACTAACCCATCTACTGATCCTTATTAA